From the Micromonospora echinospora genome, the window GGTCGAAGAGGATGCCGGCATAACCGGGCAGGTTGGCCGGATCCAGCTGAGTGGCCTCGACGAGTGCGGTCGTCTCGCGTTCGGCGACGTGCGCGTAAAGGGCCTCCTTGCTGCGGAAGTAGGCGTAGATACGTTCCTTGCTCGTCCTGGCCTGCTTGGCGATGCGGTCCACGCGGGCGCCGGCGATCCCGTGCCGGGCGAACTCCTCCTTGGCTGCGGCGACGATCCGCTGGCGCGTGGAGTCGCCCGCGATGGCGGCGTCCGAGGTCTGGCCAGGGTTGGTGGAGCGAGGCATGAGCCAAGGATAGGCGACCGAACCGTTCGGTTTTGCGTTGTACTCCAGGCAGGCGTAGGTTCACACCGAACAGTTTGGTTTGGTCAGCTATGGGCTGCCGATATGACACGAGGAGCGATCTCATGCAGCACCGCACCCTGGGACAGCAGGGACTGCGCGTCTCCGCGCTCGGACTGGGCGTGATGGGGATGTCCCTGGCCTACGGCCCCTCGAACGACGAGGACGGCATCTCCACCATCCGCCGCGCCCACGAACTCGGAGTCGACTTCTTCGACACCGCCGAGCTGTACGGCCAAGGCACCGGCAGCAACGAGACGCTGCTCGGCAGCGCAGTCAAGGACTTCCGTGACGAGGTCGTCCTGGCCACCAAGTTCGGCTTCGACATGACCAGCAAGACGCTGGGGAGCGGCGTCAACAGCCGCCCGGAGAACATCCGCAAGGTCGCCGAGAACAGCCTGCGCTACCTCCAGACCGACTGCATCGACCTCTTCTACCAGCACATCTCCGACCCCGACGTACCGGTCGAGGAGGTCGCCGGCACTGTCGGTGACCTGATCACCGAGGGCAAGGTGCAGTACTTCGGCCTGAGTAACGTCGGCCCGCAGTACATCCGCCGCGCCCACGCCGTCACCCCGGTCACAGCCCTTCAGTACGAGTACTCGGTCTTCGAACGCGAAGTAGAGGACGAGATCCTGCCGGTCCTGCGAGAGTTGGGGATCGGCCTGGTGCCGTACTCGCCGCTCGGCCGCGGCTTCCTCTCCGGCGTGG encodes:
- a CDS encoding aldo/keto reductase, which codes for MQHRTLGQQGLRVSALGLGVMGMSLAYGPSNDEDGISTIRRAHELGVDFFDTAELYGQGTGSNETLLGSAVKDFRDEVVLATKFGFDMTSKTLGSGVNSRPENIRKVAENSLRYLQTDCIDLFYQHISDPDVPVEEVAGTVGDLITEGKVQYFGLSNVGPQYIRRAHAVTPVTALQYEYSVFEREVEDEILPVLRELGIGLVPYSPLGRGFLSGVVKPADEYPEGDMRRWDERWQGGNYAYNLNAAEQLRKLAATKGITPAQLALAWLLAQGEDVVPIPGTRSATRLEENVGATDVELTEADLARIREVLPQGSAGSRYPASMIAGYRTD